The region GGGAGCTTCCCGCCGCCGAACGACTGGCTCGGCTCCTTTACGACTTTTCCCAAACCCATCCGCCCCGCACCTGGCACGATGAGCTGGACGATTACTTTGTCGTGGAAGAGATTCGGCCTGGTGTTCTTGTTCTTTCGGGCGTGACGATGGAAACCGGCCCTCTGGAGGTCAAGGTTCCGCGAATCATTACGGACCATTGCAAGGTGGGTTGGCAGATTAACCTGCTGTTGGGCGAAACGCGAAGCGGCTGGAGAATTCTAGAGTCAGGAAACGTGTATCCCCTCTGATGGGCCATCGGCGTTCTTTGACGCATTGAACCTTTCATGTCTGCCCGAGAAGCTTCGTTGTGGGAGCGATGCGAGCGGTGAAACCGCAGAGTGTCGCTCCCACACACTTGTGCCCTACAGACGTTCGAGAAAGATTTCGAGGACTCGGGTTTTGAGAAAAAGCCCTCGAATCCATAGCCCCCTCCACTTCCTGGAGCATCCGATGACGCCACCGTGCCGTTCTGCGGCGTGCCTTTTCGGGCGGCCTGTGCCGAAAATGTGAAAGGGCTTCGAGGCAGGGCGCACCGTGCCCCGAAAAAATTCTCGTTGGCCATGGGCCCAGGTCATGATGCCAGACGCTTCATGGCCATGATTTTGTACAAGTCAAACGGATGAGCTGGCGGCGTTTTTTTCTGATCTTCCGGTTTGGATTCCAAGGCGATGGCTTCTTGAGGGCATGTGGGCACGCACACTCCGCAGCCGATGCACCGTTTTGAATCGATGTGGGCCGTCCCTTCCACCATGGAAATGGCTTCCATCTGACAGCGCTCCACACAGGTCTCGCAGCCGATACAGTCCTCCGGGCGAACTCGAGCCCGATAATTGCTCGCCACATACTCGGAAGGCGTGGGAAGCTTTTTCAGGTTCTTAAGAATCTGGCAGCAGCAGCCGCAGCACAGACAAATATTCATCACTTTCTGAGCGTTGGACGGCTGAAGAACCAGGGCCTGTTCTTCGGCCATGTGCAAAATCCTCAGCGCCTCCTTTCGGTCAATGGGGCGTCCCAACCCGTTGTCTTCATAATATTGCGCTCCGGTGCCGAAGACCAGGCAGGTTTCAAGAGGGCGTTGGCAGCCTTTGCCCACCAGCGCGTGTTCTTTTCTGCAGATGCACGGCGCCACGACGATCTTGTCCTGTTCCTCGATGATGCGGCGTGCTTCTTCATAGGGCATGACGTGCTGTTCTGGAGTGATGGAGCGGGGCAAGGGGATTGTGCGCAGCTGGGGCGTCTTTAGGGCCATACTTTCTTTGAAAAAGACCGGGATGTATTCGTTGACCAGAGCGATGAGTTCTTCATCCAGGGCATTCACGTGGTATTCCCAGATGCCAATGACGAACTGAGCCGCCATGTAACGGACTTCCGTGTCTTTGCGCAAGCGAAAGATGAGGCCCTTGCGAGCCATTTCTTCCAATTTGGGTGCGAGCTCTTGGACGGGCATTTGGGCGCGTTCGGCAATAGCGTTCACCGGCTCAGGCTTCAAGGAAAGCAGCACGGCCAGTTGGGCTTCTTCGGGCGTGAAGAGCTTTTGTAGGATTTTCAATTCCACGCCGGACTCTGTGCGAGGAAATCCTGCGGGCAGTCGGTCAAGATGGCGGGCGAGCCTTTCGTAGGCGTTGATGTCGTTCATCGTCACGTCTCCTTTGTCTGTGAAACTTTGGGTTGAGCTTTGGATCAAAGCCCTTTCGCCATGGGCTGTCTTTCTGCCAGACACGCTGCCATTAGAAGGGGGCCCAGGTTCTGTCAAGCACTTTTGGGGGAATACTGAGGAAGAGCCATTGAAAAGAGGCGCAGATTCTGTTAGCAGAGCGAGGCTTTTTCAGAAGATGCCGACGGTGAAAAAACCGAGGAGAGGTTTTCATGAGTTTGCAGGGAAGTCCCGACGGTCTGCTCCATGAGGGAGCGATCACGGAGCCGTGGGAAGTGGTGCAGCAGGCTTTGGATAGCGTGCACCCGGCCGATGCCGCCGTGCTCTTGGCCCAATACAAACCGCAAGACATCGCTCACATCGTGGAGATTCTCGGCCCCCATCAGGTTTTGGCCGCCTTTGAGTTTCTTCCTTTTGAAGTGCAAAAAGAGACTTTGCCTCATCTGAGCCGAGATACCGTCGTTCGTCTGATTTCTTTGATGCGACCAGACGAAAGAGCCGACCTGGTGGAGGAGCTGGACGAGGATTTTCAAGACCAGCTGCTTTCGCTGCTCATTAAGGCGGAACGGCAAAATCTCTTAAAGCTTCTTACCTATCCGGAAGAAAGCGCGGGAGCGTACATGACCACCGACTACGCTTCCCTCAAGGCCACCCAAACGGTTCGAGAGGCCTTGGACGAATTGCGCCTGCAGGCTCCCAAAAAAGAAACCATTTACTATGCCTATGTCGTGGATGCGTCGCGTCATTTGATCGGCATCCTGTCTCTTAGAGACCTCATCATGGCCCGGCCGGAAAGCACGGTGGAGCGCATCATGTCCCGCCAAGTCATTTCCGTTCCCGTCGACATGGACATTGAATTGGTGGCCAAGGAAATGCGGCATTACGACTTCTTGGCCATGCCCGTGGTGGACGATGAAAATCGCCTCGTCGGAATCATCACCTACGACGACATCTTTGACGTCATTACGGAAGAAGCTACAGAAGACATGTATCTGCTGGCCAGCCTGGACACCGATGAGCG is a window of Desulfosoma caldarium DNA encoding:
- a CDS encoding DUF362 domain-containing protein; this encodes MNDINAYERLARHLDRLPAGFPRTESGVELKILQKLFTPEEAQLAVLLSLKPEPVNAIAERAQMPVQELAPKLEEMARKGLIFRLRKDTEVRYMAAQFVIGIWEYHVNALDEELIALVNEYIPVFFKESMALKTPQLRTIPLPRSITPEQHVMPYEEARRIIEEQDKIVVAPCICRKEHALVGKGCQRPLETCLVFGTGAQYYEDNGLGRPIDRKEALRILHMAEEQALVLQPSNAQKVMNICLCCGCCCQILKNLKKLPTPSEYVASNYRARVRPEDCIGCETCVERCQMEAISMVEGTAHIDSKRCIGCGVCVPTCPQEAIALESKPEDQKKTPPAHPFDLYKIMAMKRLAS
- the mgtE gene encoding magnesium transporter, giving the protein MSLQGSPDGLLHEGAITEPWEVVQQALDSVHPADAAVLLAQYKPQDIAHIVEILGPHQVLAAFEFLPFEVQKETLPHLSRDTVVRLISLMRPDERADLVEELDEDFQDQLLSLLIKAERQNLLKLLTYPEESAGAYMTTDYASLKATQTVREALDELRLQAPKKETIYYAYVVDASRHLIGILSLRDLIMARPESTVERIMSRQVISVPVDMDIELVAKEMRHYDFLAMPVVDDENRLVGIITYDDIFDVITEEATEDMYLLASLDTDERISSPIMRSVKLRSPWLFVNLGTALIASYTVSLFSETIAHFVVLASLMPLVAGLGGNAGTQSLTVVVRALALGEIEDRGKWMVVLRQMTVGLFNGALCGALLAMITLAWHHNPWLALIMWLAMIFNMIVAGCLGALVPIILRKLKLDPALGSSIFVTAATDTGGFFFFLGLATLFMDRILTHGV